The Cinclus cinclus chromosome Z, bCinCin1.1, whole genome shotgun sequence genome contains the following window.
TTGTCCACACTCCTTGACTCACGTGGTCCTGAACTGGCACGTGGAGCGAACTCGCGAGGCTGGCCTGTAAACTGATGGAAGCTCTTATCCTGTGTCAGTTTCTCAATGTGCTCTCAGCTAGAAAAAAGGTAAACCTGTTTCTAAACAATGTGAGGAAGTGACAGGGACTGCCAAAGTCCTGCACCCACAGTGCACTGCTGAGTGTTTGGCCCTTTCCCCTGGGTGTCCTCAGGGctgccagggacagcagtgctgctgcctctccGTGCTCCCCTCCTGTCTCCTGGGACAGCAGGTGTGATGTGCATCCCATTGGTGCCTGATGAAGAGCTGTTTGCACACCTACTGGGCTCATACAATAGTTATTCTTCCAAACCCACTGTCCTATGGAACCACACAATGCTCATTCTGTGGGATCATGTCAAACATTAACCAAGAGGAACGGGAGAGTCACCAGTTCAGTTATGCCAGTTCCGCTCCATATTTGTTAAGTCACACCAGTTCCTCAAGTCCTCAGCTGAAACTCTGGGGTCTGTGACCACCAAGAGACCCCCAGGACAGAAGAATCCACAAGCAAAGGGAAGGGAACATAAGTTAGTAATTTTGGGGAAATTACTGTCCTATACATGCTTattccaggaaaataaattactgtgtCAGTGAAATATAGAAACTAAACAGGAGCTTTTCCTGTGCTCAACATGCACAGTATTTCAGAGGACATATCCCCTCATGCATCTAACCAAATCAACAATGGCAGGTTCTTAGTGCTCTGTTGTTGTTAGGGATTTGATCAACTGATTTTGTTACCACCATGGCCAAAACAACTATGGTTCAGTGCACACAAGGGCTGCTTGGCTGAGTGTGATCATAGCACTGGCACATTTGCAGATCTCTGCAATCCCTTTCCACATTCCTTGACCCTTCTTCCAATCCTTGTACTTCCTTTGTCTGCTCAGTCTCCTCCCAGAGGAACAGACAGCCtgtaattgtttttttccccattgctaTCACGTGGGGTTTTTCCAAGATCATTAAAGTGTCTAATTTTTAAGATCTAATTTGGTATTTCTGACAGCTTTATCTTGGTATTATCTGGGCATTATGTGCTACAACTGACACAGCTGAGAAGTTCTGGCCTTGCTCCTGGAGGCTTGCAGTGCTTCTTGCCAGCTGCCTGTGGAGTCTATCTATCCTCTCCTCACACCACTGTTCCATAACAGGAGTGTCTCCAGCTGTCCCTGTGGTAATGCCAGCACATCTTGTCAGCTTCTCATGCTGTTACCCACCACACACAGGTCGTGCCATGCTCTGATCAGACACCTCAAGGCAGTACCCAGTCAGCAGGTTGCAGTctttctgcagctccagggaatggAAGGTAATACTCTCCTGCAATTATGGGCCTGAAGACAGGATATGCACTGTCCAAGCTTTAGAGCTTGGAGATTTGAGGGAAATCTGGAAAGTTGCCACAAAACATTTTAAGGACAGCTCAGGACATTGTCAAAACCCAAAGCCAAGGCCTTCTCTCCCTTGCCAGCCACTTCACACCTGAAGTCTGTGGCCTATCCAGTGGGAACATCTTCCATGGGAAATGTTTCTCACCCCTCCATCTCACAAAGGACAGAGCAGAATGGGGTGGTTACAGTGGAACAGCTTGTGGCAAGAcctccccagtccctgtcctggcagAGTACTGCTCCTTAGCAGCAGTCGTGTCCCCTCCTTGCTCCAGTCTCTGCTCAATATTGCACCATGTCTCATTCAGCTTTGCCCAGACTTGCTCAcattccttcttctcctcctcagcCATGCTTGGGAAAACAGCCTCCCTCCCACTTTTCCAACATAAAGCGAGACTGGGAGGAACAGCAGGCACAAAATGCACGATGAGACTCCTTGGTCTTCTGCCAAAGTGGGCTCGGACCCTGCCAGTCTGTTCCTGTTAGCAAAGACTGGAGAGAGCCACCTGCCAGGATAAATAATGAGGtttcctggagctggcacagccatgAGCGTGTCAGCGGGGGATCTGGGCAGCTGTGTTGTGTTTTCCCTTGGGACGGTGCTGGAAACCTCTCGGGAAGGCAGCGCTAcatctgctgtgctgggacaagCTGGCAAACTGGGACTGCACGTTCTGTGACTGGTGGCTGTGGGGTGCTTTGGGAACGCTGCTCCTTGGACACTTGGCACAGGCCTGAAGCCAGGAAAGCTCAATTAGCCCTGTAATCACCAGCACAGTGGGAGTAGCTGCTGTGCAATTGCCTTTGCCTCGGGTCACAGGCGGCttagcaaagagaaatcccTTTCTCTATCTGGCTAGTTGCAGAGCCCGAGCATCttgtgaggatgctgagtggAGCCACGTGGCTCCACCTGCTCACCTGCCCCTCTCAGGCAGCTCTAGAGCCTGTGTCCACCTCGGGAAGCATTCCTTGTGCTAAGTGCTGCCAGTATGCTGAACTGCACAGCTGGAGGGTGTCACTGCTCCCCTAGGAAAGGGTGTCACTTGGCGTTCAAGCTTTGGGCACTTTGGGCCTCAGGAAAGGAGATTTAACGCCTGAAAACGAGCGGCCCCCGAGCTCTCAGTGTGTCCAGGCCTTGGGACTGAGAGGCCTGTTTGCTACAGTTACCCAGTTCCATCATTAATTAgtgctctccctgctgctgggtaACGATTCCCCCACTGCTCTCACCCCAGTTAGTGCCCTGCTCAGTCTGTCTCTGCTGTGGGTGGGGGTTCCTGGGGTCActgccaggccctgccctgctggaatcgctgttcccagcccagcccgATTGCTGAGCTGCCTTGAGGAGTTTCTTCCTTACGGTGGGAGGTCCGTCTGATGTCCTTGTGGCCCTTcagtcctgccctgcctgtgtcCACTGCCAGGGAAATGTCTCTGGCTGGATGCTGCTCACCTCCCCCGGGCCCCAGACCACTGCGGCCTGGCCAGCCCTGACCCTCACCGAGGCAGTTCCCCCGAGCAGGGATTTGTCTTCCCGAGGCCTGGACACACTGAGAGCTCGGGGGCCGCTCGGTTTCAGGCATTAAATCTCCTTTCCTGAGGCCCAAAGTGCCCAAAGCTCCAAGGCCAGAGGGGGTTCCTAAGGGAGTTGTGGCACCCTCCAGCCGTGCTGGACAGCTGCCCGTGCCCGCGGAGGGCTCGCGACACGTTGGGAATGGAGCTGTCCCGGTCCTTCTCCCCGGTCCCAggcccggttccgctcccctCACAGCCAGGCGGAAGCGACGCTTTTCCACGCTCCGTGCGCATGCGTCCGCCACGGTCACGTGACGCACACCGCATCCGGTCACGTGGTTCCGCCGCGCGTGGGGAACGAGCCGGGGCCGGGTCAGGATCGGGGCCGTGAGCGGGATCGAGCTCTGGTCCGGGATGTTCCGCATCGAGGGACTGGGGCCCAAGATGGACCCGGAGGAGCTCAAGCGGAAAATGCGCCGCGACGTCCTCGCCTCCGTCCGCAACTTCCTCATCTACGTCGCTCTGCTGCGGATCAGTGAGTGACGGGCATGTGCCGGGCCGCGATCCCGGGGTGTGCCGAGCCCGAGCTCCCGGCTTGTGCCGCATCTCGGTGCCGTGCCGGCGCCGCCGTGGCGCGGGCACAGCGAGGGCGATGTCTCGGCCTGGGTCGGGGTGTCTGAGATGCTGCACAAACTCGCAGTGATCTCGCCGCTGACCGGGTTTGACTCCGCGCTGTTTTCTCTGTCAGCTCCGTTCGTCCTGAAGAAGCTGGACAGTATATGACCCCTCCGGACCCAGCGCGTGAACCTGCGGAATgaactgcagctgctctcccccGGGCGCTAATCAAACGTGGTGTCAGAGGCAGGCACCCAGCGCCAGACGGTTCCAAACGCCTCACCTCAGCATGTCCAGCCGGGAGTGACCGCCGGGTTGGCAGCATGGGCAGGGCCCCTGGTCCCTGCAGGTGAATCCTGGCCGTGGAACGCTCCGTGGTGTGGTCCAGGAGTGACTCGTGACAGAACATTCCCTGTGCTGTTAACAAAGCCCCTGTCCATCTCGCACatgctgccctgtgctgtggctgcccacCCCACCCACCTGTCCATGTGCAATGTCCAGTCTCCCCTGCATCCAGCTCACAAACGATTTGAAATAAAGGGGAGAGCAGCTGTGTCACTGGGCCCTGGTTGCACTTTGTATTTAATAATCACTAGGTAAGATGGAGATGTCTGGGATtatttccctggctgctgccttgAGCTCCCCACTCCTCGCAGGGGGGGAGGTGGAGCAGAGGAGCGCTGGGTGCAGGTGGGATGTGtttccctggtgctgcaggtcGCACAGGGCATCACaacacagcagtgccagggtaGGGCAGCTCGGTGCCTCCCCACCTGCCCCTGCCAGCtctccccagcccaggagcactGGGATCTGTCCTTGGCTCACGGGATGTGGGCTCAGCCCCGGGCCGGGGGGGCCTGGAAGTGCAGCTCAGTTTTGGGAATAGGGTGTTAATCTGGGACTGTCACCACGTCCCTTGGAGACTCCCTGCCTGGAGCTTCAGGTGCCTGCTGCATCCAGGGAAATTAGCCATCCACCTATGGCTCTGGATTCCCCTGGGTAATGAAATCCTGGGCATTCCTGAGCTCAGCTGACCTGGTGGCTGCAAGGAGAAAGATGCCTTTCCCCCTGTTGTCTCAGAAGGgggatttttccttctgctctggCCCAGGGATATCCATGCCAGATCCTGGTGCTGGGGACAATGCTGGGAACAGTCCTGACAGCAGGGTTAGGGCTCTAAAGGTCTGGCTGTGGTGAATGTGGTGTGAGTGTTGCACACTGACCTTGGGGGAAAAGGATATAAAGCCGCACAAAGGTGTCCCCAGGTCCAGCAGAAACCAGATCCATGTGGGATCTATGTGGGATCCCCAGGCACTCCTTGGAGCAGCTGTTCCTCTGCCTTGGTGCTCTCACAAATGATCCAACCATCCCAGTTCTGTGCCCCTGCCAGGAGGGAAGCTCTGTATGATTTTACAGCACTAGCCAGGCATCTCTTCAGAAACTCTTCCCACTAGTAATCCACATTGGTGTCTCACCTGAC
Protein-coding sequences here:
- the TOMM5 gene encoding mitochondrial import receptor subunit TOM5 homolog, which gives rise to MFRIEGLGPKMDPEELKRKMRRDVLASVRNFLIYVALLRITPFVLKKLDSI